The Akkermansia muciniphila genome contains a region encoding:
- the ykgO gene encoding type B 50S ribosomal protein L36, with translation MKVLSSLASMKRRHADCQIVKRKGTLYVICKSNPKFKARQGATAGTRLSKKGVK, from the coding sequence ATGAAAGTTCTTTCTTCCTTAGCCTCTATGAAGCGCCGCCACGCAGACTGCCAGATCGTGAAGCGCAAGGGCACGTTGTATGTGATTTGCAAGAGCAATCCCAAGTTCAAAGCCCGCCAGGGCGCCACGGCAGGTACGCGTCTTTCCAAGAAGGGCGTCAAGTAA
- a CDS encoding glycosyltransferase family 9 protein → MKGFLLMEGLLKLIGMKTLYRLGRVAGGAAWYLLPQRRKIVERNLRIVLDPALRGKKLHQLSRENFKRTIANFLCSAKTATLTDEQLKKCVAIRGHEEFAAPVLEGRGQVCAIAHSGNWEALARIRVFFPEVERYGSMYRQFDNPLMEEYMYRRRTERGTQMFSKEGGIKAPMKLLKEGAALGVLSDQFVWEGVHVPFFGKVTGTTPLPALLKKRTGAGMVAIAVRTDSPGHWISDMGNVVDFSRSDGSLAGDTMEVNRALETLIGKSVLDVFWMHHRWKSIDRFPPRDEKTSRLLENMELKPYRILVAVPKALDEALVTVPLIRALKAARCDVQVSVICTSAQAGVWKTMPEVSHVLPHDSLEQLRQALDADEFYNDGPLDMGIMLDQDMETLKALEPYGPMMFSGLDTHPGARKYKFRVTAPVLRAAPPMHRVQTYLELGSRHGLDAWQPAVFPVKKEQAPEDAPILIAPFSSLGPANEWSEEQWAELVPLLPRRAVLAALEEDRDRAAALAERLNVELAAGMPEALFPVMDNAAAAVAVDGDIPALCSFRGLPVVTLFSTRLPDICRPMGLFNRSLYSHQCCSPCFLRECDRDVPCNRHISVQEVLEALHGINTSSI, encoded by the coding sequence ATGAAAGGATTTCTGCTGATGGAGGGGCTGCTGAAGCTCATCGGCATGAAAACGCTTTACCGTCTGGGACGCGTGGCGGGCGGCGCGGCGTGGTATCTGCTGCCGCAGCGGCGGAAAATCGTGGAGAGGAACCTGCGCATTGTGCTGGACCCGGCGTTGCGCGGGAAGAAGCTGCATCAATTGAGCCGGGAAAATTTCAAAAGGACGATCGCCAATTTCCTGTGCTCCGCGAAGACGGCCACCCTGACGGATGAGCAGTTGAAAAAATGCGTTGCCATCAGGGGGCATGAGGAATTTGCAGCTCCCGTGCTGGAAGGGCGGGGGCAGGTATGCGCCATAGCCCATTCCGGCAATTGGGAAGCCCTGGCACGGATACGCGTGTTTTTCCCGGAGGTGGAGCGTTACGGGTCCATGTACCGCCAGTTTGACAATCCGCTGATGGAGGAATACATGTATAGGCGCCGCACGGAGAGGGGGACGCAGATGTTTTCCAAGGAGGGAGGAATCAAGGCTCCCATGAAGCTGCTGAAGGAAGGCGCGGCCCTTGGAGTGCTGAGCGACCAGTTTGTCTGGGAGGGGGTGCACGTCCCGTTCTTCGGGAAGGTGACCGGTACCACTCCGCTGCCGGCCCTGCTGAAAAAAAGGACCGGGGCAGGCATGGTGGCGATAGCGGTGCGCACGGATTCTCCGGGGCACTGGATATCCGATATGGGGAACGTGGTTGATTTTTCCCGTTCCGACGGCTCCCTGGCGGGAGACACCATGGAAGTGAACCGGGCCCTGGAAACCTTGATCGGCAAGTCCGTGCTGGACGTATTCTGGATGCACCACCGCTGGAAATCCATTGACCGCTTTCCTCCCCGGGATGAAAAAACGTCCCGGCTTCTGGAAAACATGGAACTGAAGCCGTACCGCATCCTGGTGGCCGTGCCGAAGGCCCTGGATGAAGCCCTGGTGACTGTTCCGCTGATCCGGGCGCTGAAAGCCGCCCGGTGCGACGTGCAGGTGAGCGTCATCTGCACGTCCGCCCAGGCAGGGGTATGGAAGACCATGCCGGAAGTCAGCCATGTGCTGCCGCACGATTCCCTGGAGCAGCTCCGGCAGGCGCTGGATGCGGATGAATTCTACAATGACGGCCCGCTGGACATGGGCATCATGCTGGACCAGGACATGGAGACCCTGAAGGCGCTGGAGCCATACGGTCCCATGATGTTCTCCGGGTTGGATACGCACCCCGGAGCCCGGAAATACAAATTCCGGGTAACGGCTCCCGTGCTGCGCGCCGCTCCCCCCATGCACCGGGTGCAGACTTATCTGGAGCTCGGCAGCCGGCACGGGCTGGACGCGTGGCAGCCTGCCGTGTTCCCGGTGAAAAAGGAGCAGGCTCCAGAAGACGCTCCCATTCTGATTGCTCCGTTCTCCAGCCTGGGGCCGGCCAATGAATGGAGCGAAGAGCAGTGGGCGGAACTTGTCCCCCTCCTGCCGCGCAGGGCCGTACTGGCAGCCCTGGAGGAAGACCGTGATCGCGCCGCCGCCCTGGCGGAGCGCCTGAATGTGGAACTGGCGGCAGGAATGCCGGAAGCGTTGTTCCCCGTCATGGATAACGCGGCTGCGGCCGTGGCGGTGGATGGAGATATTCCGGCCCTCTGCTCCTTCCGCGGTCTTCCGGTGGTGACCTTGTTTTCCACCCGTCTTCCGGATATTTGCCGGCCCATGGGCCTTTTCAACCGTTCCCTGTACAGCCACCAGTGCTGTTCCCCCTGCTTCCTGAGGGAATGCGACCGTGACGTTCCCTGCAACCGCCATATCTCCGTGCAGGAGGTGTTGGAGGCCTTGCACGGGATAAATACGTCTAGCATTTAA
- a CDS encoding LamG-like jellyroll fold domain-containing protein, with protein sequence MKKTLFISILSLGLGTAASAATVFTSQEEYSLGSGPSINNSALSGLIESPSSNTSPGTGTIMMWVTLDSLPSSLSSLISVETKKSNGGHSGSLNGWGVMVGTDGRLQICQQTVNASNSVTSASSKGTTSASIGAGEAFHIAISTAGGRNSGNFTLYINGEEVLTASGFGLNGNAFSELILGSSGLSGTVSGLTVDDAVLDAGSIKSILEQTRPVPEPATVSLGLVGLAALMMRRRRS encoded by the coding sequence ATGAAGAAAACATTATTCATCTCCATCCTCTCTCTTGGATTGGGAACAGCCGCTTCCGCCGCAACTGTTTTCACCAGCCAGGAGGAGTATTCCCTGGGCTCTGGCCCGTCCATTAATAATTCAGCTCTGAGCGGCTTGATTGAAAGTCCCTCCAGCAATACCAGCCCCGGTACGGGGACCATCATGATGTGGGTAACTTTGGATTCCCTGCCGTCAAGCCTTTCTTCCCTGATATCTGTTGAAACTAAAAAATCCAATGGCGGACATTCCGGGTCTTTGAATGGCTGGGGCGTGATGGTGGGCACGGATGGCCGGCTGCAAATTTGCCAGCAGACCGTCAACGCTTCCAACTCCGTGACTTCCGCCAGTTCCAAGGGTACCACGTCTGCCAGCATTGGAGCAGGGGAAGCATTTCATATTGCCATTAGTACGGCAGGTGGCCGCAATTCCGGCAATTTCACCTTGTATATCAACGGAGAGGAAGTCCTGACCGCCTCCGGATTTGGTTTGAATGGCAATGCTTTCTCCGAGTTGATCCTGGGTTCTTCCGGCCTTTCCGGTACGGTTTCCGGCCTGACTGTGGATGATGCGGTTCTGGATGCCGGCTCCATCAAATCCATCCTGGAGCAGACCCGGCCCGTTCCGGAACCGGCCACGGTCTCTTTGGGGCTGGTGGGGCTGGCTGCATTAATGATGCGCCGCCGCCGGAGCTGA